One stretch of Pseudoxanthomonas sp. Root65 DNA includes these proteins:
- the ntrC gene encoding nitrogen regulation protein NR(I), with the protein MAATAADARRIWVVDDDRSVRFVLATALRDAGYAVDGFDSAAAALSALGARGAPDLLFTDVRMPGDDGLVLLDRLKATHPQLPVIVMSAYTDVASTAGAFRGGAHEFLSKPFDLDDAVALAARTLPDAEEAADAVPEGEAATPTPQLIGDTPAMRALFRAIGRLAQAPLSVLITGETGTGKELVAHALHHESPRSRKPFVALNTAAIPSELLESELFGHEAGAFTGAQKRHIGRFEQADGGTLFLDEIGDMPLPLQTRLLRVLAEGEFFRVGGRELIRVDVRVIAATHQDLDGLVAEGRFRADLLHRLNVVRLQLPPLRERRADVPQLAENFLAMATRKLDIAPKRFSNPALDLLQAHDWPGNVRELENVCWRLAALAPADVINTTDLQGALSHAPIAGGRGEWDHALGEWARRRLLEGAESLHAEARERLDRTLLEVALELTHGRRAEAAAKLGVGRNTVTRKLGPGRKRG; encoded by the coding sequence CTGGCGGCCACCGCCGCCGACGCACGCCGCATCTGGGTGGTCGATGACGACCGCTCGGTGCGCTTCGTGCTGGCCACCGCCCTGCGTGACGCGGGCTATGCGGTGGACGGCTTCGACAGCGCGGCCGCCGCCCTGAGCGCGCTGGGCGCCCGCGGCGCGCCCGACCTGCTGTTCACCGATGTCCGCATGCCGGGCGACGACGGCCTGGTGCTGCTCGACCGGCTGAAGGCCACGCATCCGCAGCTGCCTGTCATCGTGATGTCGGCCTACACCGATGTCGCCAGCACCGCCGGCGCCTTCCGCGGCGGCGCGCACGAATTCCTGTCCAAGCCGTTCGACCTGGACGACGCGGTGGCCCTGGCCGCGCGCACCTTGCCCGATGCGGAAGAAGCGGCGGACGCGGTGCCGGAGGGCGAGGCGGCCACGCCCACGCCGCAACTGATCGGCGACACGCCGGCGATGCGCGCGCTGTTCCGCGCGATCGGCCGGCTGGCGCAGGCGCCGCTGTCGGTGCTGATCACCGGCGAGACCGGCACCGGCAAGGAACTGGTCGCGCACGCGCTGCACCACGAGTCGCCGCGCTCGCGCAAACCGTTCGTGGCGTTGAATACCGCGGCCATCCCGTCGGAACTGCTGGAGAGCGAGCTGTTCGGCCACGAGGCGGGCGCGTTCACCGGCGCGCAGAAGCGCCACATCGGCCGCTTCGAACAGGCCGATGGCGGCACGCTGTTCCTCGACGAAATCGGCGACATGCCGCTGCCGCTGCAGACGCGCCTGCTGCGCGTGCTGGCCGAAGGCGAATTCTTCCGCGTCGGCGGGCGCGAGCTGATCCGCGTGGACGTGCGTGTGATCGCCGCCACCCACCAAGACCTCGATGGCCTGGTGGCCGAAGGCCGCTTCCGCGCCGACCTGCTGCATCGGCTCAACGTGGTGCGCCTGCAACTGCCGCCGCTGCGCGAGCGCCGCGCGGACGTGCCGCAACTGGCCGAAAACTTCCTCGCCATGGCCACGCGCAAGCTGGACATCGCGCCCAAGCGTTTCAGCAACCCCGCGCTGGACCTGCTGCAGGCCCACGACTGGCCCGGCAACGTGCGCGAGCTGGAAAACGTCTGCTGGCGGCTGGCCGCGCTGGCGCCGGCCGACGTCATCAACACCACCGACCTGCAGGGCGCGCTGTCGCATGCCCCCATCGCCGGCGGACGCGGCGAATGGGACCACGCGCTGGGCGAATGGGCACGCCGCCGCCTGCTGGAAGGCGCCGAGTCGCTGCATGCCGAAGCACGCGAGCGGCTCGACCGCACCTTGCTGGAAGTCGCGCTGGAACTGACCCACGGCCGCCGTGCCGAAGCCGCGGCGAAACTGGGCGTGGGCCGCAATACGGTGACACGCAAGCTGGGGCCTGGCCGCAAGCGCGGATGA
- a CDS encoding ATP-binding protein: MPSEPTTDALSTPVAWADAGGLIRGVNPAFARWLGVSTRRLIGQPLAALEIEGDAMARFLDNTDRDVLRLHRMALGMPGESPCFAEGWLSRLEGGGWLLEAHPVDEFPALDPTHVLPNALSAALKGLAHELRNPLAGLKGAAQLLARRAAHRNDNDDERELIELIESEINRLNTLLEQLLSPSPQRPHAALNIHTVLERVLRLAENEGGWSVRLQRDYDPSLPELSGDADRLTQAVWNLVRNALQAGAANIILRTRVEHGSRIHDHLHAMALRVEIVDDGRGVPEALAEHLFLPLVSGRAEGSGLGLALSQQVAREHRGSLTYRSRPGHTVFTLLLPQSPHDSDEERHVH; encoded by the coding sequence ATGCCATCCGAGCCCACCACCGACGCGCTGAGCACGCCGGTGGCCTGGGCGGACGCGGGCGGCCTGATCCGTGGCGTCAACCCGGCCTTCGCCCGTTGGCTGGGCGTCAGTACCCGCCGCCTGATCGGGCAACCGCTGGCGGCCCTGGAGATCGAAGGCGACGCCATGGCGCGGTTCCTGGACAACACCGACCGCGACGTTCTGCGGCTGCACCGCATGGCGCTGGGCATGCCCGGCGAGTCGCCGTGCTTTGCCGAGGGTTGGCTGTCGCGGCTGGAGGGCGGTGGCTGGCTGCTGGAGGCTCACCCGGTCGACGAATTCCCCGCGCTGGACCCCACCCACGTGCTGCCGAATGCCTTGAGCGCGGCGCTGAAGGGGTTGGCGCACGAGCTGCGCAATCCGCTGGCGGGACTGAAGGGCGCCGCCCAGCTGCTGGCCCGCCGGGCCGCGCACCGCAACGACAATGACGACGAGCGCGAACTGATCGAACTGATCGAATCCGAGATCAACCGCCTCAACACCCTGCTCGAACAACTGCTGTCGCCCTCGCCGCAGCGGCCGCACGCGGCGCTGAACATCCACACCGTGCTGGAACGCGTGCTGCGCCTGGCCGAAAACGAGGGCGGCTGGTCGGTGCGCCTGCAGCGCGACTACGACCCCAGCCTGCCGGAACTATCCGGCGACGCCGACCGCCTGACCCAGGCGGTCTGGAACTTGGTCCGCAACGCCCTGCAAGCGGGTGCGGCCAACATCATCCTGCGCACCCGGGTCGAACACGGGTCGCGCATCCACGACCACCTGCACGCGATGGCGCTGCGGGTGGAGATCGTCGACGACGGCCGCGGCGTGCCCGAAGCGCTCGCCGAGCACCTGTTCCTGCCGCTGGTCAGTGGCCGCGCCGAAGGCAGCGGTCTGGGCCTGGCGCTGTCGCAGCAGGTGGCGCGCGAACACCGGGGGTCGCTGACCTACCGCTCGCGCCCCGGCCACACGGTCTTCACCCTTTTGCTGCCGCAATCGCCGCACGACTCCGACGAGGAACGTCATGTCCATTGA
- a CDS encoding superoxide dismutase family protein — MRIALLAAATVTALTLTACGTTSSPSSSPTSATPVVPTTSTAKQAVAVLASASGSLVSGSVTLTPMGKGLHLTGEVGGLPANGTHAFHIHEKGDCSAADASSAGPHFNPFNAAHGKAGGGAHHAGDMNNLTANAEGVAKVDAHIEGVTLGGAAINDVAGRALIVHAAPDDYASQPAGNAGARVACGIIKVTQ, encoded by the coding sequence ATGCGCATTGCCCTGCTGGCCGCCGCGACCGTCACTGCCCTCACGCTCACCGCGTGCGGCACCACGTCCTCGCCCTCTTCGTCGCCGACGTCCGCTACGCCGGTCGTACCCACCACCAGCACCGCCAAGCAGGCGGTCGCCGTGCTGGCATCGGCCTCGGGTAGCCTGGTCAGCGGCAGCGTCACCCTCACGCCGATGGGCAAGGGCCTGCACCTGACCGGTGAAGTCGGTGGCCTGCCCGCCAACGGCACGCACGCCTTCCACATCCACGAGAAGGGCGACTGCAGCGCCGCCGACGCCAGCAGCGCCGGTCCGCATTTCAATCCGTTCAATGCCGCCCACGGCAAGGCCGGCGGTGGCGCGCACCACGCCGGCGACATGAACAACCTGACCGCCAACGCCGAGGGCGTGGCCAAGGTGGATGCGCATATCGAAGGCGTCACCCTGGGCGGCGCCGCGATCAACGATGTCGCCGGCCGCGCCCTGATCGTGCACGCCGCCCCGGACGACTACGCCAGCCAGCCCGCCGGCAACGCCGGCGCCCGCGTGGCGTGCGGCATCATCAAGGTCACCCAGTAA